CGCATGCAATCCGCTCTGCGCGATCGATGTCTGCTCCGTGTGGTTGCGATACGCCCACGACACGGGGATGGACTGGACGATGACGACCTCGCCGCAGATCGTCGGGGAGGGGACGGCGTTGTCGAGCTTCACCGGTTCCGCCGCGATCAGCTCGTCCGAGCAGACGGCGAGATCCGGCGAGGAGCATTCGACCCAGGCGTCGGCGTTCTCGTCGCCGATGAGGAGGGCCGTCTCCACTCCTTGTGAGCGCCCCTCACGGCTCAGCCCGAAGGCGTTCTCCACTCTCGTGTTCGGGAAACCGGCGATGGATGTCAGCCCCGCGTCCGACACCTGATGCGGCTCGACCTGCGGGTCGCGCGGGGACTTGGTGAAGAAAGACCAGCCCTGCGGGGCGACCGCCATGATGTTGGCCCGGTTCGCCTCCAGGCCGGGAAGGGAGAGGACAGTCTCGCCGATGGAGGCCAGACCGGAATATGCGGCTGCGACCGCGACGACAGCGGTGGGAACGAC
The sequence above is a segment of the Microbacterium sp. Root553 genome. Coding sequences within it:
- a CDS encoding SdpA family antimicrobial peptide system protein — encoded protein: MKVRHLVVPTAVVAVAAAYSGLASIGETVLSLPGLEANRANIMAVAPQGWSFFTKSPRDPQVEPHQVSDAGLTSIAGFPNTRVENAFGLSREGRSQGVETALLIGDENADAWVECSSPDLAVCSDELIAAEPVKLDNAVPSPTICGEVVIVQSIPVSWAYRNHTEQTSIAQSGLHAEVSC